The Brachionichthys hirsutus isolate HB-005 chromosome 3, CSIRO-AGI_Bhir_v1, whole genome shotgun sequence genome has a window encoding:
- the LOC137915579 gene encoding prostaglandin reductase 3-like, with translation MAFVGINASDINYSAGRYDPSVKPPFDVGFEGIGEVVGLGLSASSRYTVGDAVAYFSRGAFAEYTVVKTKESVPVPAVKPEFLTLLVSGSTAYIALKRLGDLAEGETVLVTAAAGGTGQFAVQFAKRAGCHVIGTCSSNEKAGFLKSIGCDRAINYTVEDLSKTLRKEYPQGVDVVYESVGGSVFEAAVNNLAQKGRLIVIGFISGYQTASGIPTFKGATLPMKLLQRSASIRGFFLPHFAGDYKEALSSMMRMFAEGKLVCEVDGGDLSEEGRFVGLESVFRAVDYMYSGKNLGKVVVDVALPSVSASKL, from the coding sequence ttTTGTGGGGATCAACGCCTCTGATATCAATTACTCTGCAGGCCGCTACGACCCTTCGGTGAAGCCCCCCTTTGATGTCGGTTTTGAGGGGATCGGCGAGGTGGTTGGGCTCGGCCTAAGCGCCAGCTCCCGTTACACCGTCGGGGATGCGGTGGCCTACTTCAGCAGAGGTGCGTTTGCAGAGTACACAGTGGTGAAAACCAAGGAAAGCGTTCCCGTCCCGGCGGTGAAGCCGGAGTTCCTCACCCTGCTGGTCAGCGGCTCCACGGCCTACATCGCCTTGAAACGCCTGGGCGACCTGGCCGAAGGTGAGACCGTCCTGGTCACGGCAGCTGCGGGGGGGACCGGGCAGTTTGCCGTGCAGTTTGCCAAACGGGCCGGTTGTCATGTGATTGGGACCTGTTCATCAAACGAGAAAGCCGGCTTCCTTAAATCGATCGGCTGCGACAGGGCGATCAATTACACCGTGGAAGATCTCAGCAAGACGCTGAGGAAAGAATACCCACAAGGCGTGGATGTGGTCTACGAGTCAGTCGGGGGAAGCGTCTTCGAAGCGGCGGTGAACAATTTGGCCCAAAAGGGTCGACTGATCGTGATCGGCTTCATCTCGGGGTACCAGACGGCGTCAGGAATCCCAACCTTCAAAGGGGCAACACTCCCGATGAAGCTGCTCCAGAGGTCGGCCAGCATTCGGGGCTTCTTCCTGCCCCACTTCGCCGGTGACTACAAGGAGGCTCTGAGTAGCATGATGCGAATGTTTGCAGAGGGGAAGCTCGTGTGTGAGGTTGATGGTGGTGATTTATCAGAGGAGGGAAGATTCGTGGGCCTGGAGTCGGTTTTCCGAGCCGTGGACTACATGTATTCTGGAAAAAACCTGGGCAAGGTGGTGGTGGATGTGGCTCTGCCCTCTGTTAGCGCTAGTAAGCTGTGA